In a single window of the Pseudomonas sp. B21-015 genome:
- the ubiH gene encoding 2-octaprenyl-6-methoxyphenyl hydroxylase produces the protein MNRVNLAIIGGGLVGASLALALQAGAKARGWKIVLIEPFAPGDTYQPSYDARSSALSFGARQIYQRLGVWQEISRRAEPIKQIHVSDRGRFSTARLSAMEEGVPALGYVVENAWLGQCLWQGLDKDVISWRCPAEVTGMEPLTDGYRLTLNDETLLECDLAVLADGGRSGLREQLGIGIKKRPYNQSALIANITPSEAHNGMAFERFTDDGPMALLPLPDNRCALVWTRLGMDAQRLAALDERSFLSELQGVFGYRLGTLKQVGARNLYPLSLIEAEEQVRPHLAILGNAAHSLHPIAGQGFNLSLRDAQALADTLLGSETAPGDFATLQAYRERQRLDQNLTVGFSDQVTRLFGSTQPLVSLGRNIGLLGLDLLPPAKRWFARQAMGLGTRPDV, from the coding sequence ATGAATCGAGTCAATCTGGCAATCATCGGCGGTGGCCTGGTTGGCGCCAGTCTGGCGTTGGCGTTGCAGGCCGGGGCCAAGGCCCGTGGCTGGAAGATCGTGCTGATCGAACCGTTTGCCCCCGGCGATACGTACCAGCCAAGCTATGACGCCCGTTCTTCGGCGCTGTCCTTTGGCGCCCGGCAGATTTATCAACGGTTGGGTGTGTGGCAGGAAATCTCCCGCCGCGCCGAGCCGATCAAACAGATTCATGTCTCCGACCGTGGGCGTTTCTCCACCGCGCGGCTGTCGGCAATGGAAGAGGGCGTTCCGGCGCTGGGTTATGTGGTGGAAAACGCCTGGCTCGGCCAATGCCTCTGGCAAGGTCTGGACAAGGACGTAATCAGTTGGCGTTGCCCGGCGGAAGTCACCGGCATGGAACCGCTGACCGATGGCTATCGCCTGACCCTCAACGATGAAACCCTGCTGGAGTGCGACCTCGCGGTGCTGGCCGATGGCGGGCGTTCGGGGCTGCGTGAACAACTGGGGATCGGTATCAAAAAACGCCCTTACAACCAGAGCGCGCTGATCGCCAACATCACCCCGAGCGAAGCCCACAACGGCATGGCCTTCGAGCGTTTTACCGACGATGGCCCGATGGCCTTGCTGCCGCTGCCGGACAATCGCTGCGCCTTGGTCTGGACCCGTCTGGGCATGGACGCGCAACGGCTGGCGGCCCTCGATGAGCGCAGCTTTCTCAGCGAGTTGCAGGGCGTCTTCGGTTATCGCCTGGGCACCCTGAAACAGGTCGGTGCACGGAATTTGTATCCGCTGTCGCTGATCGAAGCCGAGGAACAAGTCCGCCCGCATCTGGCGATCCTCGGCAACGCCGCTCACAGCCTGCATCCGATTGCCGGACAAGGCTTCAACCTGTCCCTGCGCGATGCCCAGGCCTTGGCCGACACCTTGTTGGGCAGCGAGACAGCGCCCGGCGACTTCGCCACCTTGCAGGCCTACCGTGAGCGCCAGCGTCTGGACCAGAACCTGACCGTGGGTTTCTCCGATCAGGTCACCCGGTTGTTCGGCAGTACCCAGCCGCTGGTTTCCCTGGGCCGCAACATCGGCCTGCTCGGCCTCGATCTGCTGCCGCCGGCCAAGCGCTGGTTCGCCCGGCAGGCCATGGGCCTGGGTACGCGTCCCGATGTTTGA
- a CDS encoding 2-octaprenyl-3-methyl-6-methoxy-1,4-benzoquinol hydroxylase encodes MRADLLIVGAGMVGSALALALQNSGLEVLLLDGSPLSVKPFDGQAPFEPRVSALSAASQRILERLGVWDGIANRRSSPYTDMHVWDGSGTGQIHFSATSVHADVLGHIVENRVVQDALLDRLHDCDLGMLANARLEQMRRSGDDWLLTLADGRTLRAPLVIAADGANSAVRRLTGVATREWDYMHHAIVTSVRSSKPHQMTAWQRFTDNGPLAFLPLERDGQQDWCSIVWSTTPSEAERLMALDDEGFCKALERAFEGCLGTVLSVDPRLCVPLRQRHAKRYVAEGLALIGDAAHTIHPLAGQGVNLGFLDAAVLAEVLLQAAARGERLADVKVLSRYERRRMPHNLALMAAMEGFERLFQADPLPVRWLRNAGLKMVDQMPEAKALFVREALGLIGDLPALAKA; translated from the coding sequence ATGCGCGCAGATCTGCTGATTGTCGGGGCCGGAATGGTCGGCAGTGCCCTGGCGCTGGCGTTACAGAACAGTGGGCTCGAAGTCCTGCTGCTGGACGGTAGCCCCCTGAGCGTCAAACCCTTCGATGGGCAAGCGCCGTTCGAACCGCGTGTAAGCGCCCTGTCGGCGGCCAGCCAACGCATACTCGAACGCCTGGGCGTCTGGGACGGCATCGCCAATCGACGCAGCAGCCCCTACACCGACATGCACGTCTGGGACGGCAGCGGCACCGGGCAGATCCATTTCTCGGCGACCAGCGTACATGCCGACGTGCTCGGGCATATCGTCGAGAACCGCGTGGTTCAGGACGCCTTGCTCGATCGACTGCACGACTGCGATCTCGGGATGCTGGCCAATGCGCGTCTGGAGCAGATGCGCCGCTCCGGTGACGACTGGCTGCTGACCCTGGCCGATGGCCGTACCTTGCGGGCGCCGTTGGTGATCGCGGCGGATGGCGCCAACTCGGCGGTGCGGCGCCTGACCGGCGTCGCGACCCGCGAGTGGGATTACATGCACCACGCGATCGTCACCAGTGTGCGCAGTTCCAAACCTCATCAAATGACCGCCTGGCAGCGTTTCACCGACAACGGCCCGCTGGCGTTTCTGCCACTGGAACGGGACGGCCAGCAGGATTGGTGCTCGATCGTCTGGTCGACCACGCCGAGCGAAGCCGAACGCCTGATGGCGCTGGACGACGAAGGCTTCTGCAAGGCGCTGGAGCGGGCCTTTGAAGGCTGCCTCGGCACGGTACTCAGCGTCGACCCGCGCCTGTGCGTGCCGCTGCGTCAGCGTCATGCCAAGCGTTACGTGGCCGAAGGCCTGGCGCTGATCGGTGACGCGGCCCACACCATCCATCCGTTGGCCGGGCAGGGCGTGAACCTCGGCTTTCTCGATGCCGCGGTGCTGGCCGAAGTGCTGCTGCAAGCGGCCGCGCGCGGTGAGCGGTTGGCGGATGTGAAAGTGCTCAGTCGCTACGAGCGTCGGCGCATGCCCCACAACCTGGCGTTGATGGCGGCGATGGAAGGGTTCGAGCGCTTGTTCCAGGCCGATCCGTTGCCGGTGCGCTGGTTGCGCAATGCCGGGTTGAAGATGGTCGATCAGATGCCCGAGGCCAAGGCATTGTTCGTGCGCGAAGCGCTTGGGTTGATCGGGGATTTGCCGGCGCTTGCCAAGGCTTGA
- a CDS encoding extracellular solute-binding protein, which yields MLAPKRLLTALALTLIGSAAAQAADEVVVYSSRIDELIKPVFDAYTQKTGVQVKFITDKEAPLMQRIKAEGENATADLLLTVDAGNLWQAEQMGILQPFTSTVIDANIPLQYRASSHAWTGLSLRARTIAYSTGRVKPGELTTYEALADKQWEGRLCLRTAKKVYNQSLTATMIEVHGAEKTEKILKGWVNNLSTDVFSDDIAVLEAINAGQCDVGIVNTYYYGRLHKQKPDLPVKLFWPNQGDRGVHVNLSGIGLTKHAPHPEAAKALVEWMTTPEAQKIFADVNQEFPANPAVQPSAEVASWGKFVADTLPVEIAGKRQAEAIRMMDRVGWN from the coding sequence ATGTTGGCACCCAAGCGTCTACTGACCGCACTGGCCCTGACCCTGATTGGCAGCGCCGCCGCCCAGGCCGCCGACGAGGTGGTGGTTTACTCCTCGCGTATCGATGAACTGATCAAACCGGTCTTCGATGCCTACACCCAAAAGACCGGCGTGCAGGTGAAGTTCATCACCGACAAGGAAGCGCCGCTGATGCAGCGGATCAAGGCCGAGGGCGAAAACGCCACCGCCGACCTGCTGCTGACCGTCGATGCCGGCAACCTCTGGCAGGCCGAGCAGATGGGCATTCTCCAGCCGTTCACGTCCACGGTGATCGACGCCAACATCCCGCTGCAATACCGCGCTTCTTCCCATGCCTGGACCGGTCTGAGCCTGCGGGCGCGGACCATCGCCTACTCCACCGGCCGGGTAAAACCCGGTGAGCTGACCACCTACGAAGCGCTGGCCGACAAACAGTGGGAAGGCCGCCTGTGCCTGCGCACGGCGAAGAAGGTCTACAACCAGTCCCTGACCGCCACCATGATCGAAGTCCATGGCGCCGAGAAAACCGAGAAAATCCTCAAGGGCTGGGTCAACAACCTGTCCACCGACGTGTTCTCCGACGACATCGCGGTACTGGAAGCGATCAACGCCGGTCAGTGCGACGTCGGCATCGTCAACACTTACTACTACGGCCGCCTGCACAAACAGAAGCCAGACCTGCCGGTGAAGCTGTTCTGGCCGAATCAGGGCGACCGGGGCGTACACGTGAACCTGTCGGGCATTGGCCTGACCAAGCACGCGCCGCACCCGGAAGCCGCCAAGGCTTTGGTGGAGTGGATGACCACGCCTGAAGCGCAAAAGATTTTCGCTGACGTGAACCAGGAGTTCCCGGCCAACCCTGCCGTTCAGCCTTCAGCGGAAGTCGCGAGTTGGGGCAAGTTCGTGGCCGACACCTTGCCGGTGGAAATCGCCGGCAAGCGCCAGGCTGAAGCGATTCGGATGATGGATCGGGTCGGCTGGAACTGA
- a CDS encoding iron ABC transporter permease, whose protein sequence is MAHPAQRRWYPLVFAIAALVLLPLSVLLLSWQTIDQQIWSHLWDTQMPRLLGNTLTLVLGVGFGVTLLGVSLAWLTSLCEFPGRRWLDWALMLPFAIPAYVLAFVFVGLLDFAGPVQTLLREWFGSGLRLPRVRSTGGVVLVLVLVFYPYVYLLARTAFLAQGKGLMEAARVLGQSPWQAFWRVALPMARPAIGAGVALALMETLADFGAVSVFNFDTFTTAIYKTWYGFFSLSTAAQLASLLLLVVMVVLYGERRARGANRASNERPRVKALYHLRGVKALAAMSWCGLVFACAFVIPVLQLVVWFWQRGRFDLDERYAGLIVHTLYLGGVAALITVSVALVLAFARRLAPTRAIRSGISLANLGYALPGSVLAVSIMLAFSYLDRELVVPLSGWLGGAGKPLLLGSLSALLLAYLVRFIAVAYGPLESSLARIRPSLPEAARSLGVSGPRLFFKVYLPLLLPGTLSAALLVFVDVLKEMPATLLMRPFGWDTLAVRIFEMTSEGEWARASLPALTLVLVGLLPVIGLIRRSAHRNT, encoded by the coding sequence TTGGCCCACCCCGCCCAACGCCGCTGGTATCCCCTGGTCTTCGCCATCGCTGCGCTGGTCCTGCTGCCCCTGAGCGTCCTGCTTCTCTCCTGGCAAACCATCGATCAGCAGATCTGGTCCCACCTGTGGGACACCCAAATGCCGCGACTGCTGGGCAATACCCTCACTTTGGTACTCGGCGTTGGCTTCGGTGTAACACTGCTGGGCGTCAGCCTGGCCTGGCTCACTAGCCTCTGTGAGTTCCCGGGGCGGCGGTGGCTGGACTGGGCGTTGATGCTGCCATTCGCGATTCCTGCTTACGTGCTGGCCTTCGTCTTCGTCGGCCTGCTGGATTTCGCCGGCCCGGTGCAAACCCTGCTGCGCGAATGGTTCGGCAGTGGTTTGAGGCTGCCGCGAGTGCGCTCCACCGGCGGCGTGGTTCTGGTGCTGGTGCTGGTCTTCTATCCCTATGTTTACCTGTTGGCGCGCACCGCGTTTCTGGCCCAGGGCAAGGGGTTGATGGAAGCGGCGCGAGTCCTTGGGCAATCCCCGTGGCAGGCGTTCTGGCGAGTTGCGTTGCCGATGGCACGTCCGGCCATCGGCGCGGGGGTGGCGTTGGCGCTGATGGAAACCCTGGCGGATTTCGGTGCGGTGTCGGTGTTCAACTTCGATACGTTCACCACCGCCATCTACAAGACCTGGTACGGATTTTTCAGTCTCTCCACCGCCGCGCAACTGGCCAGTCTGTTGCTGTTGGTGGTGATGGTCGTGCTGTATGGCGAGCGCCGCGCCCGTGGGGCCAATCGGGCGAGTAACGAGCGGCCGCGGGTCAAGGCGTTGTATCACCTGCGCGGAGTCAAGGCACTGGCGGCCATGAGCTGGTGTGGTCTGGTGTTCGCCTGCGCCTTCGTCATTCCCGTGCTGCAACTGGTGGTGTGGTTCTGGCAACGCGGGCGCTTCGATCTGGATGAGCGTTATGCCGGATTGATCGTCCATACCCTTTACCTGGGCGGCGTGGCGGCGCTGATCACCGTCAGTGTCGCACTGGTGCTGGCCTTTGCCCGTCGATTGGCGCCGACCCGGGCGATCCGTTCCGGCATCAGCCTGGCCAACCTTGGCTATGCCTTGCCGGGCTCGGTGCTGGCGGTATCGATCATGCTGGCGTTCAGTTACCTGGATCGCGAACTGGTGGTTCCGTTGTCGGGCTGGCTTGGCGGCGCGGGCAAGCCGTTGCTGCTGGGCAGCCTGTCGGCGTTGTTGCTGGCCTATCTGGTGCGATTCATCGCCGTGGCTTATGGCCCGCTGGAAAGCAGCCTGGCGCGAATACGACCCTCTTTGCCCGAAGCAGCACGTAGCCTTGGCGTCAGTGGGCCACGACTGTTTTTCAAAGTGTATCTGCCGCTGCTGCTGCCGGGCACGTTGAGCGCGGCGTTGCTGGTGTTCGTCGATGTGCTCAAGGAAATGCCCGCAACCCTGCTGATGCGCCCGTTTGGCTGGGACACGCTGGCGGTGCGGATCTTTGAAATGACCAGCGAAGGCGAGTGGGCCAGGGCCTCGTTGCCGGCACTGACCCTGGTGTTGGTCGGGCTGTTACCGGTCATCGGATTGATCCGACGTTCGGCGCATCGAAACACGTAG
- the gcvT gene encoding glycine cleavage system aminomethyltransferase GcvT, translating into MGQRTPLYDLHLALGAKMVDFGGWDMPLHYGSQVEEHHQVRRDCGVFDVSHMTVIDVDGPQAKAWLQYLLANDVERLHSPGRALYSAMLNEHGGIVDDMIVYRLDDGYRLVVNASTRNQDLAWMQAHLGDFDVQLNERSELAMLAIQGPHARHKIAELVTQSRSTLIQQLKYFEGQTDGDWFIARTGYTGEDGLEIVLPADQAPGFFNDLVGAGISPIGLGARDTLRVEAGMNLYGQDIHQEVSPLASNMAWSIAWEPATRQFIGRTALEAEQASGVQHKLVGLVLEERGVLRAHQVVRIADVGEGEITSGSFSPTLSKSIALARVPVATADRAEVEIRGKWYPVRVVKPTFVRHGKTLI; encoded by the coding sequence ATGGGACAGCGCACGCCTCTGTATGACCTTCATCTCGCCCTCGGCGCGAAGATGGTCGATTTTGGCGGTTGGGATATGCCTCTGCATTACGGCTCGCAGGTCGAGGAACACCATCAGGTGCGCCGCGATTGCGGGGTATTCGATGTATCCCACATGACCGTGATCGATGTCGACGGCCCCCAGGCCAAGGCCTGGCTGCAATATTTGCTGGCCAATGACGTCGAACGCCTGCACAGCCCCGGCCGTGCCTTGTACAGCGCCATGCTCAACGAGCACGGCGGTATCGTCGACGACATGATCGTCTATCGTCTCGATGACGGCTATCGGCTGGTGGTCAACGCCTCCACCCGCAACCAGGACCTGGCCTGGATGCAGGCTCATCTCGGCGACTTCGATGTGCAGCTCAACGAGCGCTCCGAGTTGGCGATGCTGGCCATTCAAGGGCCTCACGCCCGGCACAAGATTGCCGAACTGGTGACGCAGTCCCGTAGCACGTTGATCCAGCAACTCAAATATTTCGAGGGGCAGACCGACGGTGACTGGTTCATTGCGCGCACCGGTTACACCGGTGAGGATGGTCTGGAAATCGTGCTGCCGGCCGATCAGGCGCCGGGGTTCTTCAACGATCTGGTGGGCGCGGGTATTTCCCCGATCGGCCTCGGCGCGCGGGACACCTTGCGGGTCGAAGCCGGCATGAACCTCTACGGTCAGGACATTCATCAAGAGGTTTCACCGCTGGCCTCCAACATGGCCTGGAGCATTGCCTGGGAACCGGCCACGCGCCAGTTCATCGGTCGTACTGCTCTGGAAGCCGAACAGGCCAGTGGCGTGCAGCACAAACTGGTCGGTCTGGTCCTTGAGGAACGTGGGGTTTTGCGTGCTCATCAGGTGGTTCGCATCGCCGATGTTGGCGAAGGGGAGATCACCAGTGGTAGTTTCTCTCCTACGCTTAGCAAGTCGATTGCACTGGCGCGCGTGCCGGTGGCCACCGCCGACCGCGCTGAAGTGGAAATCCGTGGCAAGTGGTACCCGGTCCGAGTGGTCAAACCGACCTTCGTACGCCACGGCAAAACCTTGATCTAA
- the gcvH gene encoding glycine cleavage system protein GcvH yields MSEIPVDLRFAESHEWARLDHDGGVKVGISDHAQEALGDVVFVELPEIGKVFAAGEAAGVVESVKAASDIYSPVSGTVIAVNEELANSPELVNSAPYDSWFFKLEPSDTSELNNLLDPVAYKAAIGE; encoded by the coding sequence ATGAGCGAAATCCCTGTCGACCTGCGTTTTGCCGAAAGTCACGAATGGGCCCGTCTAGACCATGATGGCGGCGTGAAAGTGGGTATTTCAGACCATGCTCAGGAAGCCTTGGGTGATGTAGTGTTCGTTGAGCTACCGGAAATCGGCAAAGTGTTCGCTGCCGGTGAGGCTGCGGGTGTCGTCGAGTCGGTCAAGGCCGCGTCGGATATCTACTCGCCAGTCTCCGGCACAGTCATTGCCGTTAATGAAGAGCTGGCCAACAGCCCGGAACTGGTCAACAGCGCGCCCTATGACAGCTGGTTCTTCAAACTGGAGCCAAGCGATACCTCTGAGCTGAACAACCTGCTCGACCCGGTGGCCTACAAGGCCGCTATCGGCGAGTAA
- the gcvP gene encoding aminomethyl-transferring glycine dehydrogenase gives MSQLPSLSQLRDPNAFLRRHLGPDAAEQQAMLDSLGLGSRVELIEQTVPPGIRLNRPLDLPPALDEEAALAKLRSYAEQNQVWTSLIGMGYHGTLTPAVILRNVLENPGWYTAYTPYQPEIAQGRLEALLNFQQLTIDLTGLELANASLLDEATAAAEAMALAKRVAKSRSNLFFVDENCHPQTISVVQTRAEGFGFDLIIDAVDNLKQHQVFGALLQYPDTHGEVRDLRPLIDHLHAQQALACVATDLLSLLLLTPPGELGADVVFGSSQRFGVPMGYGGPHAAFFASRDEYKRAIPGRIIGVSKDARGNVALRMALQTREQHIRREKANSNICTAQVLLANIASFYAVYHGPEGLKRIAQRVHRLTCILAAGLERHGITRLNQHFFDTLTLEVGGTQTAIIESAQAAHINLRILGRGLLGLSLDETCDEATVAKLFDVFLGADHGLNVDELDAEVLLSGIPAELQRRTPCLRHPVFNAHHSETEMLRYLKQLENKDLALNQSMIPLGSCTMKLNATSEMIPITWPQFANLHPFVPKEQVAGYSLMIEELERWLCAITGFDAICMQPNSGAQGEYAGLLAIRKYHESRHQGARDICLIPSSAHGTNPASAQMAGMRVVIVECDEAGNVDLDDLKEKATQAGDKLACLMATYPSTHGVYEEGISQICEVIHSHGGQVYMDGANLNAQVGLARPADIGADVSHMNLHKTFCIPHGGGGPGMGPIGVRAHLAPFVANHPVVPIDGPLPENGAVSAAPWGSASILPISWMYIAMMGPQLADASEVAILAANYLAQHLSGAFPVLYTGRNDRVAHECILDLRPLKALTGISEEDVAKRLMDYGFHAPTMSFPVPGTLMVEPTESESKAELDRFIGAMLSIRAEINEVQNGNWPAEDNPLKRSPHTLADITGVWERPYSIEQAVTPDAHTKAHKYWPVVNRVDNVYGDRNLFCACVPVDEYR, from the coding sequence ATGTCCCAGTTGCCGTCCTTGAGTCAGTTACGCGATCCCAATGCTTTCCTGCGCCGCCACCTCGGGCCCGATGCCGCCGAGCAGCAGGCGATGCTCGACAGCCTCGGCCTTGGCAGCCGCGTCGAGTTGATCGAGCAGACGGTGCCGCCGGGAATTCGCCTCAACCGACCGCTGGACCTGCCGCCCGCCCTCGATGAAGAAGCCGCGCTAGCCAAACTGCGCAGCTACGCCGAACAGAACCAGGTCTGGACCAGCCTGATCGGCATGGGTTATCACGGCACTCTCACACCGGCCGTCATCCTGCGCAACGTGCTGGAAAATCCCGGTTGGTACACCGCTTACACGCCCTATCAACCGGAGATCGCCCAAGGCCGGCTCGAAGCGTTGCTGAACTTCCAGCAGCTGACCATCGACCTGACCGGTCTGGAACTGGCCAACGCCTCGCTGCTGGATGAAGCCACGGCGGCGGCCGAGGCCATGGCCTTGGCCAAACGCGTGGCCAAATCCAGAAGCAACCTGTTTTTCGTCGATGAGAATTGCCATCCCCAGACCATTTCCGTGGTGCAGACCCGTGCCGAAGGCTTCGGTTTCGACCTGATCATCGACGCTGTGGATAACTTGAAGCAGCATCAGGTGTTCGGCGCGCTGCTGCAATATCCCGACACCCATGGTGAAGTACGCGATCTGCGTCCATTGATCGATCATCTGCATGCCCAGCAAGCCCTGGCCTGTGTGGCGACCGATCTGCTGAGCCTGCTGTTGCTGACTCCGCCGGGAGAGTTGGGCGCCGATGTGGTGTTCGGTTCATCACAGCGCTTTGGTGTGCCCATGGGCTACGGCGGCCCGCACGCGGCGTTTTTTGCCAGTCGCGATGAATACAAACGGGCGATTCCCGGGCGGATCATCGGCGTGTCGAAAGATGCTCGCGGCAACGTGGCATTGCGCATGGCCCTGCAAACCCGCGAGCAACATATTCGCCGGGAGAAGGCCAACTCCAACATTTGCACCGCCCAGGTACTGCTGGCCAATATCGCCAGTTTCTACGCGGTCTACCACGGCCCGGAAGGGCTCAAACGGATTGCCCAGCGCGTCCATCGACTGACCTGCATCCTCGCCGCCGGCCTGGAACGTCACGGGATCACTCGTCTCAACCAGCACTTCTTCGACACCCTGACCCTGGAGGTCGGTGGTACTCAGACCGCGATCATCGAAAGTGCCCAGGCGGCGCACATCAACTTGCGCATTCTCGGTCGTGGGCTGTTGGGCCTGAGCCTCGACGAAACCTGTGACGAAGCCACCGTGGCGAAGCTGTTCGATGTATTTCTCGGTGCCGACCATGGGCTCAATGTCGACGAACTGGACGCTGAAGTCCTGTTGTCCGGCATCCCTGCGGAGTTGCAGCGCCGTACGCCTTGTCTGCGTCATCCGGTGTTCAACGCTCATCACAGCGAAACCGAAATGCTGCGTTACCTCAAGCAGCTGGAAAACAAAGACCTGGCGCTCAATCAGTCAATGATCCCGTTGGGCTCCTGCACCATGAAGCTCAATGCCACCAGCGAGATGATCCCGATCACCTGGCCGCAGTTCGCCAACCTGCACCCGTTCGTACCGAAAGAGCAGGTGGCGGGTTATTCGTTGATGATCGAGGAACTGGAGCGTTGGCTCTGCGCAATCACCGGTTTCGATGCGATCTGCATGCAACCCAACTCGGGCGCTCAAGGCGAGTACGCCGGGTTGCTGGCGATCCGTAAATATCACGAGAGCCGCCATCAAGGCGCGCGGGATATCTGCCTGATCCCGTCCTCGGCCCACGGCACCAACCCGGCCTCGGCGCAAATGGCCGGGATGCGGGTGGTGATCGTCGAGTGCGACGAGGCGGGTAACGTTGATCTGGATGATCTGAAGGAAAAGGCCACGCAGGCGGGGGACAAACTCGCCTGCCTGATGGCGACCTATCCTTCGACCCACGGGGTCTACGAGGAAGGCATCAGCCAGATCTGTGAAGTTATCCACAGCCATGGCGGTCAGGTGTACATGGATGGCGCCAACCTCAACGCGCAGGTCGGGTTGGCGCGGCCGGCAGACATCGGTGCCGACGTGTCGCACATGAACCTGCACAAAACTTTCTGCATTCCCCACGGCGGTGGCGGACCGGGGATGGGCCCGATTGGCGTCCGGGCACACCTGGCGCCGTTCGTCGCCAATCACCCGGTGGTGCCGATCGATGGCCCGCTGCCGGAGAACGGTGCGGTGAGTGCGGCCCCCTGGGGCAGTGCAAGCATTTTGCCCATCAGCTGGATGTACATTGCCATGATGGGGCCGCAACTGGCGGATGCGAGTGAGGTGGCGATCCTCGCCGCGAATTACCTGGCGCAGCATTTGTCCGGGGCGTTCCCGGTGCTCTACACCGGGCGCAACGATCGAGTGGCCCATGAATGCATTCTCGACTTGCGGCCGCTCAAGGCGCTGACCGGGATCAGCGAAGAAGACGTTGCCAAGCGCCTGATGGATTACGGCTTCCATGCGCCGACCATGTCGTTCCCGGTGCCGGGGACGTTGATGGTCGAGCCTACCGAGAGTGAATCGAAGGCGGAGCTGGACCGTTTTATCGGCGCGATGCTGAGCATTCGCGCGGAAATCAACGAGGTGCAGAATGGCAACTGGCCGGCGGAGGACAACCCGCTGAAGCGTTCGCCGCATACCTTGGCCGACATCACCGGGGTTTGGGAGCGGCCGTACAGCATCGAGCAGGCGGTGACGCCGGATGCTCACACCAAGGCCCATAAGTACTGGCCGGTGGTGAACCGTGTGGACAATGTCTACGGCGACCGCAATCTGTTTTGCGCGTGTGTGCCGGTGGACGAATACCGCTGA
- a CDS encoding DUF2388 domain-containing protein, with protein sequence MRLKLAVATFAVLSLPVGSAMADDSFLRNVLTSGATTGTSYLTSRDHKLVVAAQDDAGSFVASDGAIRGPYLEAAMQRVRAENPGLQATDMELANAILAKNAIASK encoded by the coding sequence ATGCGTCTCAAACTTGCTGTCGCTACCTTCGCCGTGTTGTCCCTTCCAGTCGGTTCGGCGATGGCTGATGACAGCTTTTTGCGTAACGTCCTTACTTCCGGTGCCACCACCGGTACGTCCTACCTGACCTCCAGGGATCACAAACTGGTCGTCGCCGCCCAAGACGACGCCGGTAGCTTTGTCGCCAGTGACGGCGCCATTCGCGGCCCCTATCTGGAAGCCGCCATGCAGAGAGTCCGCGCTGAAAACCCTGGCCTGCAAGCCACGGACATGGAACTGGCGAACGCCATCCTGGCGAAGAATGCCATCGCCTCGAAATAA
- a CDS encoding NfeD family protein → MELFSFWSWLALGTLLLILEVFGAGGYLLWIGMAAAAVGVLTFVIPGLPWELQVLLFAVFSILTALYWWRRQRGVVRASDQPNLNLRGQELIGKVFVVSEAIVDGRGKIKVADGVWMARGPDTASGSRVRVVGQQGAILLVERAD, encoded by the coding sequence ATGGAACTGTTTTCGTTCTGGAGCTGGTTGGCCCTGGGCACGCTGCTATTGATCCTCGAAGTGTTCGGTGCCGGCGGTTATCTTCTGTGGATCGGCATGGCGGCCGCCGCCGTCGGCGTGCTGACCTTCGTGATACCGGGCTTGCCCTGGGAATTGCAGGTGCTGCTGTTTGCCGTCTTTTCAATCCTCACCGCCCTGTACTGGTGGAGACGTCAACGCGGTGTGGTGCGGGCCAGCGATCAGCCGAACCTGAACCTGCGAGGGCAAGAGCTGATCGGCAAGGTGTTCGTGGTCAGCGAAGCGATTGTCGACGGCCGCGGCAAGATCAAGGTCGCCGACGGCGTGTGGATGGCCCGGGGGCCCGACACCGCATCCGGCAGCCGTGTTCGGGTGGTCGGGCAGCAAGGGGCAATTTTACTGGTGGAGCGGGCCGACTAA